Genomic segment of Arachis hypogaea cultivar Tifrunner chromosome 11, arahy.Tifrunner.gnm2.J5K5, whole genome shotgun sequence:
gtttttgtccctaacgtttggggtaaatcatatttgtgtccctaacgtttaaatcgtcctatttctatccctaacgtttgtaaaagtgattcaatgccgtcaattacacaccatgaacgctttagtttgagtcttgaagttagaatacaaatgtctaggATAAAATTGATGATCCACTCCAAAAAATAGCTCattaaaagttgaaactaattcctataacatttacataattcacttttctagtgacataattaaatataaacacaaatagtgggtataatattaaaatcgaacacatccaagtaagacctaattgaaaatgaatgcatccaagtgagaataattgaaaaatataatctgatttgtcagtataattgatagtaggataacattgaatcacttttataaacgttagggatacaaataggacgatttaaatgttagggacacaaataggacttaccccaaacgttagggacaaaaacgatactttactctttttagAAAAAGTGAAGcagaataaatttttgaataatatgagattttttttagggttaaccaccaaaaacacccTTAAATTATTCAAACGTTGAAAAAAATGTATCCGTATTTTATTACcgacaaaaatattttcaaataatttaaaaacgcgaTAAAAATGTCTAACAataaatatgtattttcaaaaaatgtttTAGACATTAAATTTTGATGCGATTTTTGCAAgaatgattagaaaaatgagatattattatttttaaagtttggtgacttttttgttaagtatatattttttgtaatttttaaaaaatattattggttagtaacaaaaaaattacaaaaaaaatatatacttagcgaAAAATCACCAAATCTTAAGGATAATAATAactcatttttctaatcatgccTGCAAAAAAtcgtatcaaaattcaatttctaatatattttttagaaatatatatttaatgttagttAATTTTGCAAAAAatttaacattaaatatgtatttctcaaaaaatacattagagagTGAATTTTGATGCGATTTTTTTGCAATcatgattagaaaaataaaatattattattcttaaaatttaataattttttgtgattttttaaaaatattattaattattaacaaaaaaattataaaaaaatatacttaacaaaaaattactaaattttaaaaatttttttgtgtgtttAAATAATTCCGGAACGTTTTTTTGTAGTTAACccctttctttattttatttttttcaaataagttGAAAGGAGCAGTGAGAAAGAGAAGGGGAAGAGATAAAGAGGAGAGGGCCACAGAAAGAGGAAGACAACAAAGCGATGGCTTCAACCATTCTTCCACCACTGAACGCTCACCTTCTCCCTTCCAACGctcaccaccaccaccttcaGCCCCTTCCTCTTTTCAGGTAtccctcttccttcttccttcttttcgtTTTATCTTTGTTCCTCTCTCGTCTatgatttcttttgcttttactTTATTGCAGCTGAAATTCATCTAAATGTTGAAGCTTTGAACTTGCAATCTATGCTTTCACTTCCTTCGACTTCAAGTTTCGGAATTAAGCTTGTCGAATAGCTCTAATTATTTATCATCGTTTTATAAGCCATAACCTTCGTGCACTTGTGCATCcaatttttcatgccaaaagtagAATAGGCAAGACTTGGGGTACGAAAATTAATATATTTCAAATTTAGTAATTTCCTAACTCCATCTAAAGTTTTGTGTTAGGTgtgaataaaataactaaatatgtATATCAGAACAGCTTGGACTTCCATTTCCTGTTCTGTTTTGATAATATTAGCATAAAATTAATGGGCCACATATATCACAATGTGTTGATATGGTATACATACATGTTATTTAGTGGAGAGGCAGAGAGAATTGATCTTAATATAGGAAAAAAAAGCACAAGAAAGTTCAGTCCATTCTAACAGAAAATCCAACAATTTTCTCTCTGAATGGAGGAAAATCTGAATCACAAATTGTTATGTTAATGAGATTCACCTCCTTGTTTTAGGTGGGGTTGGAGAAGAGAGCAAGATGCAGGCATAGCCGCGAATAGAACCAGGGGTCAAGCATTTCGAATTCTGGCTAATCCTAATGTATGCATAAAAAGTGTAGACTTCTTGCTTCATACATAAAGAGTTATGCAGAACtgattataagtttataacttCTGACTTTACTGTTAACGTCCAATATACTTTCTTCATGGAGAGAACTGTGGAATAAAAGTGAAAACATTCTTAGTTTTGTAGAAATACTTTTGGTTCATGTGAAGGTATTTCGCTTATCAAATTAGTATTAGATTTACAGtgtatgtttataattaaaatattccttTATTGATGCATTCTAGGTTTCTCTGAGAAAATAAAGGGTGCTATCTTCTTCTGAAATGATATAGTGAATTTGAAGCTTTATGTGCTTTAGGCTAAAATGTAAACTAGTAACTAAAAGTTTTCATGCACACGGAAATTACAGCAACTCTCTTGAACATTctctgatttatttatttatttggcttTCCTATATTGAGATCATCATTTTTTCATATTAATTACACAGGTGTCTTCGGGCAAGGAAGGTTCAAATAAAGATGTGATAATGGTTGATCCTGTTGAGGCCAAGCGATTGGCTGCCAGGCAAATGGAAAGAATTAAAGCAAAAGAGAAACTCAAGGTGAAAGTTGTCTTATATTTGGTTGTTGTTATTGTCAAATTTCAACTAATGTAGAACTATAGAAGGAACTTTCAAATTATGTTGCTTCCCCTTGTATGTCAATCAATGCTGACAGAAATTAAGATATCTAACTCTAACTCTACTAAAATCATGTTCCTCATTTCTCACTAACCTAATGTGTTGAATGTAGAGGCGGCGCCAAATTGAGGCAATTAATGGAGCATGGGCAATGATTGGTCTCGCGGCAGGCCTAGTTATTGAAGGTCAAACTGGAAAAAGTATTCCTACTCAGGTGAAATTTTcaaatgccacatcattcttgcATACACATGTCAAACAAAATCAAATGGAAGAAATCTAATACACCCTTAATTCCCTATTCATAAGTGGTTTTAACTTTTCTACTACATTATAGTCAAGGGTATGCAAACGTAATTTATATCCAGATACTTGTCAATATGGAAAGGAGGGAGTATATGGATTACTTTTATTACTTCCATTTGGCTGATCAATTCCTGTTTAACATTTTTGATATAAacattttgtttctttctttcagcTCGCAGACTACTTAGCTGCGATTGTTCATTTTTTTGTTCGGTAGACTTATGCCGAGTGTTGTCTGGGAGTCATTTTCACATTCTTTGATATTATATCAGCTCAACAAGTTTAATTTTTTCTTGTCATGGCAAGCCATAAATTTTCACTGCTCAGCGTTCTTTGTTACCTGTTGATGCAACATATGTAAGTATGTAACCCATTTTTAGGAAAGAATTGGATTTCTAAATGAAGTATATGACTTGTTTCCAGTTTTCGTTATGCATTCGTGTAGTTATAACTGCTGCAAAGAAGCCTGAATAATGGTGTTATGTGATCTCTTAACTTCTCAATTTTGGTAACTTCCATTCTTCATTTCTTAACTATCTCAATAAGGCACATTTTAGTAAAATGAAACACTTACAT
This window contains:
- the LOC112723506 gene encoding uncharacterized protein isoform X1, which encodes MASTILPPLNAHLLPSNAHHHHLQPLPLFRWGWRREQDAGIAANRTRGQAFRILANPNVSSGKEGSNKDVIMVDPVEAKRLAARQMERIKAKEKLKRRRQIEAINGAWAMIGLAAGLVIEGQTGKSIPTQVKFSNATSFLHTHVKQNQMEEI
- the LOC112723506 gene encoding uncharacterized protein isoform X2 produces the protein MASTILPPLNAHLLPSNAHHHHLQPLPLFRWGWRREQDAGIAANRTRGQAFRILANPNVSSGKEGSNKDVIMVDPVEAKRLAARQMERIKAKEKLKRRRQIEAINGAWAMIGLAAGLVIEGQTGKSIPTQLADYLAAIVHFFVR